Proteins encoded within one genomic window of Mycolicibacterium aubagnense:
- a CDS encoding DUF6985 domain-containing protein produces MIGLLFDCTWEPELGVAVKFVDETVAEVGPQDIVL; encoded by the coding sequence GTGATCGGGCTGTTGTTCGACTGCACGTGGGAACCAGAGCTGGGCGTGGCTGTGAAGTTCGTCGATGAGACGGTCGCCGAAGTCGGTCCGCAGGACATCGTGCTCTAA
- a CDS encoding DUF6985 domain-containing protein, with protein sequence MTVPLVLGGWEEGEPVEPLQREAVQAFNLQMDQLCAQAEDALYAEYLERRPGLREQFGADADKLMPIISDESGLVELLTPTTFFRSSSCLQLR encoded by the coding sequence GTGACGGTGCCGCTGGTTCTCGGTGGTTGGGAGGAAGGCGAGCCGGTCGAACCACTACAGCGAGAAGCGGTGCAAGCGTTCAACTTGCAGATGGACCAGTTGTGCGCCCAGGCCGAGGATGCGCTCTACGCCGAGTATCTTGAGCGTCGCCCCGGCTTGCGTGAACAGTTCGGCGCCGATGCTGACAAACTCATGCCGATCATCAGTGACGAAAGCGGCTTGGTCGAATTGCTCACGCCGACCACGTTTTTTCGTTCCAGTTCCTGCCTGCAACTCCGATGA